The genomic region GCCAGCCTCGCGTTCGCCATCTCCTTCATGACCACGCTCGACGCGTCGGCGCAGCCCACGGGACCACATCCGCGCGCGCTGTGGAGCGCGGAGGCCGTGGCCACCTGGCAAGCGCAAGCCAACGACCCCTCCTCGGCCGCCGCGCGCTCGGTGGCGCGCTGTGACGACGCCATCGCCCGCCCTTCGGACTATGCCGACGGCCAATACCAGGGCTTCCGCTGGGTCGAGGCCTTGAGCGCTTGCCTGGTCGCGCGGGCCATCACGGGGTCGGACGCCCACACCGACGCCGCCAAGCTCTACCTCAACGCGTTGCTCGACGACCTCGGCACCATCGGCGACGGCGAGGGCCCAGGCTACAACGACGGGGTCGGGATCGTCTCACAAGACACCGGCTACTCCATGCGCACGCACGGCGTGTTCGCCGCGCTCGGCTACGACTGGCTGCACGACGCGCTGTCCAACGCCGAGCGTCAGAAGGCACGCACCCGCTTCGCCCAGTGGGTCGCCTTCCACCAGCAGCCCACCACCTATCAGCGCGCACAGCCAGGCGCGAACTACCACGCGGGGCACCTGCTGGCCCTGACACTCATCGCGATCGGCCACGCGGACGAGATGAACGCGGCCGACGCGGGCAGCGGCACGGCCCTCTACGACTACGTCGTGGACGAGATGTGGGGCGAAGTGATGGCGGAAGGGGTCGCCCCACGGGGCCCCCTGGGAGGTGGCGACTGGCTCGAGGGGTGGCAGTACGGGCCCCTCAGCGTGGCGTCGTACGCGCTCGCGGCGCGCGCCATGGCGGAGCAGGGCGAGTCCCTGCCGTTCATGCCCACGTACCTGGCCGAGGTGTTGCAGCGCTACGTGCACGGCCTCACACCCGACGACCGCTGGTTCGTGGGAGGGGACACCGGTGAGGACACGCCCTACCTCGCGCCGAGCGCCCTCGTGCTGAACGGCATCATCGCGGGCTTCGTGGCCGACGAGGTACGGGCCGAAGCCCGCGGCGAGCTCGCCCGGCTGGACCTCCCGGCCGCGCGCGACTTCATGCTGTTCTACGAGGCGCTCGCGTCCGCGCAGCCTGGTAGCCCGACGCCCATCGACCGGAGCACGCTGCCCACGGGCTACCTCGCCCCGGGTGCGGGCAACTACTACGCCCGCACCGCGCACGACGCGAGCGCCACGTGGATGGTGAGCCAATGCCGCGGGAGCATCGTCGACCACCAGCACCAGAACGCGGGCAACCTGGTCATCACGCGCGGCGCCGACGACCTGTTGGTCGACCCTGGCCCGTATGGCTCGCTCTCGACGCTGACCGGCAACGCGCCGACCATGTCGCAGCCGCACTTCAACGACAACTACCGACCCAGCCAGGGCGCGTTCGGCGAGTGGTGGGGGGGCGATCAGGTGCCAGCCGAGGAAGCCACGCGGCTGCTCTTCGCGCGCTCGACCGCGTCGGGCGTCCACGCCACACGCTGCGACTACACGGGCCAGTTTCGCTTCCGCGACGTCCCCTCGCCCATCCTCGACGCCAGCGTGCGCGACATCGTGATGCTGCCGGGCGACGCGGGCGCGACCACGCTGGTGGTGGACCGGATCCACACGACCGCCGCCTACGCCGCCGACCCGAACCCCCTGCTGCTGCGCTTCCGCGCGCTGAACACCTGGAGCGAGAACGGGGGCACGGCGACCACCACCGAGGGCAGCTCCACGTTGCGCGTGCGCAGGGTGCTCGGGGACGGCACCACCGCGGTCGAGAGCGTGCCCGTGGAGTCCTGCAGCGGCGACCGAGGCGCCTGTCGTGCGGGCCGCTTCGCCAGCTCCGAGCTGCGCGTTTCGGTCGCGGGTCCGCAGCCCTTCGTGGTGCACGCGCTCGACGCCGACCCCACGGAGGGCACGCCAGCCGCGATCGACACCACGTCGGACGGGGCGCTGCGGGTCCTGCAGATCGCACGGGACACGCGCCCCTACGTCGTGGCGCTGACCACGGACGGCGCCGTCGTGCCGACCTACGTCGCGCCCTCCACCCCGAGCACACACGTGGTCCTGAACCCACCGGTGGGCGCGCGGGTGCGCGTGGTGGGATCGCTGGCGGGCGACACGTGCACGTTCACCCTGACGCCCAACGCCGAGGGCTTCGCGTCGCCCCCCCTCGTGTTCGCCGCAGACGGCGACTGCGCCGTCACCGAGGACTCGGACCAACCACCGCGAGGTACGCCGCCACCCCCGCCTCCGCCGCCGCTCACCGACGGAGGCGTCGGCGGTCCCGGGGGCGATGACCACGGTGGTGGCTGCGGCTGCGCGATCGCGAGCCGCCACCCAGGTGACGCGGCCTGGCTCGTGGCGTTGACGCTGCTCGGCGCGACGCGTCGGAGGGGGCGCAAATAAATTCGGACGGGCGGCACGAACACGCGGACGTTCGGCCACCTACTTCGCAATGACGCCAGCCCGTTCGGCTGGCTAGCGAAGGAACCGCACGTGAACCACACATCCGTCGTCTGTCATCCGCATGGCCGTTGCGCCTCGAACACCACCTCGTCGCAGGCCGCGTGGCTACACCCCGCCCTGCTCGGGCTCGCGCTGCTCACGCTCGGAGGGGCGGCGAGCCGCGCGAGCGCGCAGGGCTCCGTGAACTTCGGGCTCGGCATGGGGCTGCGGCTCGAGAACTCCACCAACCACGACGGGGACGAGGCGCTGGGGCAGGCACGGCTGATCGTGAACGCGTACCTGGACAGCAACGTTCGTGGGCCCTACCTGCTGAGCCTCGAGCAGGGGACCACCGTGCTGGCGACGGGCACGTGTGACGCGGGTTCCGTCGTGTACTCGGGCGAAGAGCAAGAGGGCACGCGGTTCCTGCGCGAGTGCTCGACCGCCAACGTCGCCACCGCGTCGATCCGCACGAACGCGCCCGTGACCGTGGTCATCGCCACCGTCAACGAAGCGACCGACGCGCGCACCGAGGTGTACCGCGGCGAGTTTCCGGTGTTCGCGTCGTGGTGGTGGGACCGCAACGACGGTGACCGCCCCATCCACATCGAGCACCGCGGTCTACGCCTGGACTCGTTCTTCGGCGCGGGCTTCGTGCGTCAGTACATCGCCGACCAGCTGCGCTTCTCCTACGTGGACTCGGCGGGCGCGGGAGATCAGCTGAGTGACATGTCGTTCCGCTGTCGCGTCGGCGAGGGCGAGTGGCGCGTGTACGCCGGGTCGCTGTGGAGCCAGTTCGAGCAGAACGTGCGCAACCGCGTGTGGTTGGACGGAACGGTTCACGAGGACGGCCTCGAGACGCTGATCACGCGCTTCTACAGCTTCGACACGCGCTCCATGCCCATCGCCGTGCAGGGCTCGAACGTGCGGCCCTCGGCGGGCAGCTCGATGGACGGCACGTGGTCGTGCGAGCTGCGCTCTGGCTCGGCCGGCGCGCGGGTGGTGGCGCGTGAGTTCCGCTTCGAGGTGCTCAACGGATACATCCAGCACCATGCGCTGGAGGCCCAGCTGCCCGCTGGGCGCAACAGCGCGATGCTGTCCCTTGGCCTGAACCCCGCGGCGATGCCCGTGGCCTTCGACCCGACGCTGGTGCGCGGCGCCGTCGCGGGACGTGCCCTGACGGGGGCCACGGCGCCGACGTTGAGCCCGCTGCCCACGCGCGCCACCAACCTCGCCCTGACGATGCCGCGCGCTACGCCGGCAGCGCGCGGTGGCGGAGGCCGCGGACGGCGGCGCTGAGCGTCACCTGATCCCCTGGAGAGCACGTGACCGCATCCCCCCAGCACAGCCCCTCCCCAAAGCCCGCCCGACACGACGCCGCCCGCGTCGGCGCGGCGCGCGGCGCGCCCACCCCTCGGACGACCTCACGCGGCGGGGCGAGCCCTGCAGTACGCACCGGGCTGCGCTGGGTGACAGGGTGGGTCGCGCTCGGCGCCCTGCTGGCGTGCGGTCCGCACACGGACACGCACGCGCAGTCGACGAGGCCGGGCGTGGTGTGCCCAGACGCGGTCTACATGACGCAGATCCACACCCCGCTCGACGCGCTGCCGACGGATGGCGCGCTGCTGCTCGACACACGTCGCCGCGACGGGTCGGTCACGGGGACGCTGCCCGCCGTCTACGCTCACGCGCTCGACGACGTGCGCCCGGACAGGCTACGGCTGGTGCTCGTGGGCGCTTCCGTGCGCGTCCCGTTGACGCTGGAACGGCTCGGGGGCGGCTTCACCCGCGCGGCCCCGGCGCGACGCCTCGAACCCGGCACGTACGACCTCGAGGGGTTCGGAAGCGACGCGCTGACGGTGCAGGTGCGTGGCGAGCTGGGCCCCGCGCACGCCGCGCCGCGCGTGGAGACCTTCGAGCACGGTGAGCGCGGGCGGGACATCACGCGCTTCCGCACCTCGCTCACGTTCGCGGAGCCCCTGCCTCCGCACACCGTAGCGGTGGCGCTGGACCCAGGCCGCAGAGAACCGTTCGTCGTGCTGGACCGCTACGGGCACGAGCCGCCCGCCTGGGCAGGCACGGAGGGCAGCACCGGCGGACCATGCCTCGCGCCCGCGTTCGAGCGGCAGCCCCCGCGCGCCGGCCTGCGCGGACGCCCGCTCGCCATCGACGCCTTTGGCCGCGTCTCGCCCCCAGGGCCCGAGGTGCGCCTGACCACCAACATCGAGCTCCCGGAGCGCTACCCATGACCCGCTTCTCTCTCGCTACCTGGCTTCTATTCCTCTCGCTCGCTTGGGCCACCCGCACCCTGGCCCAGCCCGGGCCATCCGACGACGAGCGCGCACAAACGCACTTCCACGCCGGCACGTCGTACTTCGACGACGGACGCTTCGCCGAGTCGGCCGCGGAGTTCGACGAGGCCTACCGGCTCTCGCAGCGGGCCATGCTGCTGGCCAACGCGTCGCTCGCGTACGAGCGCGCTGGCAACCTCGGGCTGGCCATCGAGCGGCTCGAGGCGTACTTCGCAGCCACCGCCGAGGGCGAGCGCATCGGGGGCTACATGACCTCGCCCGATCGCCTGGAGGGGCTGCGAGCACGCTACGCCGCACAGCAGGCGAGCGCCACGGAGCCCGACGTCGAGGGGCCCGACTCCGACGACCGAGACGGAGAGGACGGGCTCGACGAAGGGACCGCCCGGCTCGAGGACGAGAGCGGCCGCCGTGGCCTGCTCCACGCGGGCATCGGCGTGGCTGGCGTGGGTGTCGCCATGGGCGTCGGCGCGCTGGTCCTCGGCTTGCGGGCCCACGCGCTCGCCCGGGACCTGCGCGGCGCCTGTGGGCCCAACGGAGACCAGTGTCCGCCCGATCGCGCGGACGACATCGCGCGCGGGCCACGGCTGTCGCGTGCCGCGGGGGCCTTGGGCGTGGGGGCCGGGGTGAGCGTCGCCCTCGGCGCCACGCTGGCGTTGCTCTCGAGTCGTCGCCACGCCGATGACGCGCGCCGCGCCGAGGGCGACGGAGACGAAGCCAGCCCGTCGGAGGCGCGCACGGCGCCACGCACCAGCGCCGCGTTCGACGTATCGCGCCACGGCGCGCACCTGTCTCTCACGGGGAGCTTCTGATGAACCGACGACCCACCCTCCCCACGCTCCGTGCGTGGCTCCTCTTGATGCTCGCGGCCGTGATCACCCCCGCCTGCGCCAACTTCGACGACTTCAGCGTCGGCACCGACGCCCAGATGCCGGACGGCGGGCGCGACGCGGGCCACGATGGCAGCGTGCTGCCGGACGCGGGCGGCGACGCGGGAGACGACGCAGGCGGACAGGACCAGGGCGAACAGGACCAAGGCAGCGACCAAGACCAGGGCAGCGACCAAGGCGACCAGGGAGCACCGGAGTGTCAGAGCAACGCGCAGTGCGGTGGGCTCGAGTTCTGCTCGCAGCTCGGCACCTGCGAGCCGCGTCAACCCAACGCGGAGGACTGCAGCGGCTCGGACCAGTGCCTGTCGGGCTACTGCGACCCCGACGGCATCTGCTGCACGCAGGGCGAAGACTGCTGCGACACGGACAGCGAGTGCGCGGGCCAGTACCGCTGCGACACCGGGGCCCGCGAGTGCTTCGCGACGTGCACGAGCGCCAACGAGCTGAACGCGTGCAAGCCGGAGGGCCACTGCTCGCTGGCAGGCAACTGCGTGGCCGACCTGGCGCCCGGCGCGGCGAACGCGTGCACGCGCAACACCATGTGCGTGGGCAACGTCGGCTGCGCGGACGGCTACTGCTGCAACGTGTCGACCTGCGGCGGGTGCCAGGCCTGCAACCTGAGCGGCAGCCTGGGGACCTGCGCCAACCTCGGCGCGGGCACCGACCCGCACAACGCGTGCAACCCCAGCGGCTGCACCAACGACGGCACCTGCAACGGGAGCGGAGCGTGCAGGGCAGTGGCAGCGGGCACCGACCCCAACAACGCGTGCAATCCGAGTGGCTGCAGCAACGACGGCACCTGCAACGGCTCGGGCGGCTGCCGCACCGTGCCCGCGGGCACCGACCCCAACAACTTCTGCTCGGGCAGCAGCGCGTCGTGCAACACGGGGCTGTGCAACGGCGGCGGCAGCTGCGCGCCCGTCACGAACGGGACGGCGTGTGGCACGGGCAACTGCGGTTCGTCGCGCTGTGTCGGCGGCAGCTGCCGCCTGAGCTGCGACTACCTGGACCTGCCGCTGTGCCAGTACTGCGCGGGCGACGGCGTGTGGGACTGCGGAGGCTGCGGCGGAGGCTGAGCGTCGCGGCCAGAGCACGAAGTGGCGCGCGCCACGCAACTCACTTGGAGACGAGGCGACAAGGGCACGTCGGCGTATCGCGCGCCACGCCATCCCCATGAAGCAACGCCGCACCACATCCCTCCTCACGCAACGACACCCGCGCGAGCACTCTTGTGGGTGATCACGACGCCCTCTTCAAGCACGTCTTCGCCGTCCCCGCGCACGCCGCCGACGAGCTCCGGAGCGTGCTTCCGCCGCAGCTCGTCGAGGCCCTCGACCTCGAAAAGCTCGAGCTGCTCTCCGGCGCATCGGTCGGCGACCACATGGACGCGCGCTTCGCCGACCTGCTCTTCCGTGCGCCCCTACGGGCCCCTCCACCCGCAGAACCTGGTGGCCCCGTCGAGTACGCCTACATCCACGTGCAGCTCCACATCCAGCTGGAGCACCAGAGCACGCCCGACCTCCGCATGCCCCTGCGCGTCCACGGGTACACCCTCGGCTTCTGGCGCGAGCTTCTCCGCGCCGAGCCTCGCCGCAAGACCCTCCCGCCCGTCATCACCCTCGTCGTCCACCACGGGCCCCGCGGCTGGAACGCCCCGCGCTCACTGCACGACATGATCGAGGGGCTCGACGCCTTCCCCGTCCTCAGGCCTTACATCCCCGACGTCACCCTCCTCGTCGACGACCTCGCCCGCGCCGACAACACCGAGCTCCTCGCGCGCCCCATGGCTCCCGTCCCCAAGGTCGCCGTCTGGCTCCTGCGCGACGGACGGCAGGTCGAGGCGCTCCTCGCCCACATCCCTGTCTGGAAGGACGTCCTGCAGGCGGTCTTCACCGAGGCCCCCGATGTCGCCGTCGTATTCCTGCGCTACATTTCCGTCATTACGACCGAGCAGTCCTTCGAGGTCGTTCGCACCATCATCATTCGCCACATCGCCGCCGCGGAGGCTCCCTTGGCAACCATCGCAGATCAGCTACGGCAAGAAGGCCTCGAGAAGGGCCTCGAGAAAGGTCGACAAGAGGGCCGACAAGAGGGCCGACAAGAGGGCCGACAAGAGGGTGCCGACGCCATGCGACGCACGTTGCGCACCTTGCTCGAACAGCGCTTCGGGTCTCTCGAACCATCGGTCGAGGCCCGCGTGGGCTCCGCCTCCTTGCAAGACCTCGAGTACGCCCTCACCCGCGTCGTGGTCGCGGCAAGCGCCCTCGACGTGTTCGTGGCGCACTGAACCCGGAAGCGTCAGCCGTCCGCGGGCAGATCCCGTGACTCACCGTCTGGCGTGAAGAGGAACGGGTACTGCACGTGCGCGGGCCTGTCGTCGCGTGTGAACGACATGCGGCGAGCGGCGTTGCGCAGGCACCGGTCGACGCGCGCCGAGCCCGACGTGCCCACGAGCGTCATGCGCACGGTGCCATCACGCCCTTCGATGGGGCGCACCGTAGGGGGCGGGTCCCCCCCCTGAAAGGCCGGGTTGCGAGCGAGCTCCCGCTGATAGCACCCGCGGATGGGCGCCAAGACGCGCCGGATGGCGGCGACGACCGCTGGGTCCAGCGCCGCGCTGGAGGCAGGCAGGACCGCGCGCCGGGGCGCATCGCCCTCGGGGGTGGAGCCCGCGCCGGCCGTGCGCGCCGCCGCGTCGGGCTCGCCGGTCGCAAGGGTCGGGTCATCCGTGCCCACCGCCGCACCGGGCTCGTGGGTGGCAGCGGCCGCGTCATCGGTGCCCGGCTGGTCTCCCGCGACGGTGGCGGGCTCTCCGGTCGTGGCCGGGTCCGCCGGCGAGGGGGGCTCCGCCGCGTCGCCCTGGCCCCGATCGTCATCGTGGGGCGCGTCCACGGTCTCGCCCCCATGGCCCGCTTCATCGTCCGCGGGGGCGCCGCGCGACCGGCAACCGACCCCAGTCAGGGCCACGGCCAGAGACACCAGGAGCATCGAGCGCGCCTGCGCCGAGCCACGCGTCACAACGAACATGCTGCGAGTGTGCCAGGCGCTGTGGCGGAGATCGACTGCGGTCCGCGGATCGTGCGCGGTCGAGGTCGTCGCGTGGGACGTCGCGTGAGCCGCCCATCGCGCCCGAGCGGCGGCGCGACCGTCAGGCGAAGAAGCGACGTCAGCTGCGACCCCACACCAACAGCGTGTGGGTGACGTGCAGCGCGAGGAAGGCCGCGACCAGCGGCAGGTAGAACCACCAGCGCCAGCCGCGCCGCAGCCACGACTCGCGGCACAAGAGCGCGATGCCGAGGAACCACACGGCGGTGGTCCACGCGGGCGCCGAGAACCCCACCGCGCTGTGCGCATAGGCGGAGCCCGGCCAGGCCGCGAGCACCACGTAGCTGGCCGCGTAGAGCAGCACGCCAGCGGCATAGACCGCCCACCCGAGGCGCGCGCCACGCGAGGGTGCGTCCACGACAAGCGCCGCGGGGACGGCGAACACGAGGACGCGCGCGACGTTCTCGGCGAGGGCCAGCCACGTGGGGA from Sandaracinaceae bacterium harbors:
- a CDS encoding Rpn family recombination-promoting nuclease/putative transposase, which produces MGDHDALFKHVFAVPAHAADELRSVLPPQLVEALDLEKLELLSGASVGDHMDARFADLLFRAPLRAPPPAEPGGPVEYAYIHVQLHIQLEHQSTPDLRMPLRVHGYTLGFWRELLRAEPRRKTLPPVITLVVHHGPRGWNAPRSLHDMIEGLDAFPVLRPYIPDVTLLVDDLARADNTELLARPMAPVPKVAVWLLRDGRQVEALLAHIPVWKDVLQAVFTEAPDVAVVFLRYISVITTEQSFEVVRTIIIRHIAAAEAPLATIADQLRQEGLEKGLEKGRQEGRQEGRQEGRQEGADAMRRTLRTLLEQRFGSLEPSVEARVGSASLQDLEYALTRVVVAASALDVFVAH